A DNA window from Halobacterium sp. DL1 contains the following coding sequences:
- a CDS encoding PadR family transcriptional regulator, protein MSTDLGTAGEMESRELVHFVTQQTRFALINNILQHPEQLPSMYELEELNPSVSEATVYKHIQKLIDAGIVKEVALDDDQRRQGYPWKFYGLTEEGRTFLDEHNLLAAEETLQQIYETISDKPEKMVKYENSPRPDDA, encoded by the coding sequence ATGAGCACCGACCTGGGGACTGCTGGGGAGATGGAATCCCGCGAACTTGTCCACTTCGTGACTCAGCAGACGCGGTTCGCGCTGATCAACAACATCCTCCAGCACCCCGAACAGCTCCCCTCGATGTACGAGCTCGAGGAGCTCAACCCCAGCGTGAGCGAGGCCACCGTCTACAAGCACATTCAGAAGCTCATCGACGCCGGTATCGTCAAGGAGGTCGCTCTAGACGATGACCAGCGCCGGCAGGGGTATCCCTGGAAGTTCTACGGCCTCACAGAGGAGGGCCGGACCTTCCTCGACGAACACAATCTCCTCGCCGCGGAGGAAACCCTCCAACAGATCTACGAGACCATCTCTGACAAGCCCGAGAAGATGGTCAAGTACGAGAATTCCCCTCGCCCGGACGACGCGTAA